A single region of the Chloroflexota bacterium genome encodes:
- a CDS encoding patatin-like phospholipase family protein, which translates to MRAKKLLANAVFEGGGVKGIGLVGAVAVAEERGYQWVNVAGTSAGAIVAALLAAGYSAAEIRGILADLDYREFKDASVLDRVPLVGQLVSLTFEKGIYEGKFFEDWIRELLLKKNVETFGDLILDEYKRNKQFRFKLRVIASDISRGRLLVLPQDIAKYGVRPEDLNVAAAIRMSMSIPFFYEAVSLKNMKTNQVSYIVDGGILSNFPVWLFDPDKGIPERPTFGFKLVEPEEGTPHRVKGPISLLTALFSTMMEAHDARYIEDKNFIRTIPIPTLGIKTTEFNIPRKKSEALYQSGRQAAKKFFDTWNFAQYVGLYWEAKPKVHRSLRLWSKF; encoded by the coding sequence ATGAGGGCGAAAAAATTACTGGCGAATGCGGTCTTTGAAGGTGGTGGAGTTAAGGGGATAGGCCTGGTCGGTGCTGTTGCGGTTGCTGAGGAGCGAGGTTACCAGTGGGTAAACGTGGCTGGCACCTCTGCCGGTGCTATCGTTGCTGCCTTACTGGCTGCAGGCTACAGTGCTGCTGAAATCAGAGGGATACTGGCAGACCTGGACTACAGGGAATTTAAGGATGCCTCTGTACTTGACAGAGTCCCGCTAGTCGGGCAACTGGTTAGTCTGACCTTTGAAAAGGGCATCTACGAAGGTAAATTCTTCGAGGACTGGATTAGAGAGTTACTTCTTAAAAAGAATGTTGAGACGTTTGGCGACCTCATCCTTGACGAATACAAAAGGAACAAACAGTTCCGCTTTAAGCTCAGGGTAATCGCCTCGGATATATCACGGGGTCGATTGCTTGTCTTGCCTCAGGATATAGCTAAATACGGAGTCCGGCCCGAGGACCTCAATGTTGCTGCCGCTATAAGGATGAGCATGAGCATACCCTTTTTCTATGAGGCGGTTTCCCTTAAGAACATGAAGACCAATCAGGTGAGCTATATTGTGGACGGTGGGATATTGAGCAATTTCCCGGTATGGCTATTTGATCCCGATAAGGGAATACCTGAGCGGCCGACCTTCGGCTTTAAACTGGTTGAGCCTGAAGAAGGCACTCCTCACCGGGTGAAAGGGCCTATCAGCCTGCTGACTGCCTTGTTTTCAACCATGATGGAAGCCCATGATGCACGTTATATTGAAGACAAAAACTTTATCCGGACGATACCCATCCCGACACTAGGTATTAAGACGACTGAATTCAACATTCCCCGGAAGAAAAGCGAGGCGCTGTATCAATCAGGGAGACAGGCAGCAAAGAAATTCTTCGATACGTGGAATTTTGCTCAGTATGTTGGACTATACTGGGAAGCTAAGCCTAAGGTGCACAGGAGCCTCCGTCTCTGGTCAAAATTCTAG
- the mtaB gene encoding tRNA (N(6)-L-threonylcarbamoyladenosine(37)-C(2))-methylthiotransferase MtaB, with amino-acid sequence MSSVMNIAFVTLGCKVNRAETEELVRFAVNEGYSVVDPAEGHVIVVNTCTVTRTADAKVRHLLRRLHRQNPTATIVAIGCYADRNQSELRAIEGVRLVVPRRENSSLLAVLGERFGLSRSDGIVTMPRLRTRALVKIQDGCNLRCTYCIVPKVRGTECCRPIQEVIRQVALRVDEGHSEVVLSGINIGSYYWDGYDLSDLVAQLLKHTDVPRLRLTSLHPNDISSSLLSKFKNTRLCPHLHLPLQSGSDRILRMMGRRYSVNEFFCALANVRASIPDVAITTDVIVGFPGETDKDFEQTLTLCREAGFSWIHVFPFSPRPGTPAAELPPVNERVKLERVKKLCILANESRERFQTGFLGRSLPVLWEKQTQPGVWTGFAPNYIRVFAHSQQSLVGRIRHTRLKWCDDGRTWGELL; translated from the coding sequence ATGAGTTCTGTTATGAACATTGCCTTCGTGACGCTCGGATGTAAGGTCAATCGAGCGGAGACTGAGGAACTGGTGCGCTTTGCTGTTAATGAGGGTTACTCGGTAGTTGACCCTGCTGAGGGGCACGTGATCGTTGTGAACACATGTACCGTGACTCGCACAGCTGATGCCAAGGTGCGTCATCTGTTGCGGCGTCTTCATCGCCAGAATCCAACAGCCACCATAGTTGCGATTGGCTGCTACGCGGATAGAAACCAGTCAGAACTGCGAGCGATTGAGGGCGTAAGGTTAGTAGTACCCCGCAGAGAAAACAGCAGCCTATTGGCAGTACTTGGTGAGCGATTTGGTCTGTCTCGCTCCGACGGAATCGTGACTATGCCGAGGTTACGCACTCGAGCTCTTGTGAAGATCCAGGATGGCTGCAACCTACGGTGTACATATTGCATTGTGCCCAAGGTGCGAGGCACCGAATGTTGTCGTCCCATACAGGAGGTGATAAGGCAAGTAGCCTTACGTGTGGACGAAGGCCATAGCGAGGTTGTACTTAGTGGTATCAATATAGGCAGTTACTATTGGGACGGCTACGACCTATCGGATTTGGTCGCTCAACTGCTAAAGCATACTGACGTGCCTCGATTGAGACTCACCTCCCTTCACCCAAACGATATCTCATCTAGCCTCTTATCCAAGTTCAAAAATACTCGCCTTTGTCCGCATCTTCATCTCCCTCTACAAAGCGGTAGCGACCGGATACTCAGAATGATGGGTAGACGCTATAGTGTCAATGAGTTCTTTTGTGCACTGGCTAATGTGAGGGCTTCTATTCCAGACGTCGCCATAACTACAGACGTTATAGTAGGTTTTCCTGGCGAAACAGACAAGGACTTTGAACAGACCCTTACCCTATGCCGAGAAGCAGGTTTCTCTTGGATTCATGTCTTTCCTTTTTCACCTAGGCCTGGTACACCTGCAGCAGAGCTACCCCCGGTGAACGAACGAGTTAAGCTAGAACGCGTGAAGAAGCTATGTATCCTAGCCAACGAGAGTCGAGAGCGTTTCCAAACGGGCTTCTTGGGACGGAGTTTACCTGTACTCTGGGAGAAGCAGACGCAGCCGGGGGTGTGGACTGGCTTTGCTCCTAATTACATTAGGGTCTTTGCTCATAGCCAGCAGAGCTTGGTGGGCAGGATAAGACATACGAGGCTGAAATGGTGCGATGATGGAAGGACTTGGGGTGAACTCCTTTAG
- a CDS encoding TIGR04013 family B12-binding domain/radical SAM domain-containing protein translates to MESKALCFIAYNRPDNKYSLNVIAGALESAFTPQDVEILFASKSESLTSAIDEASQLYRKTVVGWSLHSPQFVESSAELHTLKSRTENAEVVHLAGGPHPTAEPKQTLRAGFDAVAVGEGEKTIIEFFKRLLNGENCLHINGMAYLSGGRFVSNGSGERIELDDYPPFAPRHRHFNPIEITRGCVYACRFCQTPFMFKARFRHRSIDNICYYVKVMKDHGLKDIRFITPTALSYGSLDSSVNLSKIEELLASVRATVGDKGRIFFGTFPSEVRPEHVSREALVILKKYVNNNNLIIGAQSGSQRVLDLSHRGHTVEDIVSAVKISLDVGFIPNVDFIFGLPGERPSDIRASLRLIEEFSAMGARIHGHTFMPLPGTPFKNESPGIIDARTMRRYRRLVARGKLYGDWEKQIEIAQELVRHDALREQHEN, encoded by the coding sequence ATGGAAAGCAAGGCTCTTTGTTTTATAGCTTACAATAGACCTGATAACAAATATAGCCTCAATGTAATCGCAGGAGCATTGGAAAGTGCGTTTACGCCACAGGACGTGGAAATCCTCTTTGCCAGTAAGTCCGAGTCACTGACTTCGGCGATAGACGAGGCAAGTCAACTTTACCGTAAGACTGTCGTTGGTTGGTCCTTACATTCACCTCAATTTGTTGAGAGTTCAGCCGAACTCCACACATTGAAGTCTCGAACTGAGAATGCTGAGGTTGTTCACTTAGCGGGAGGACCACATCCTACTGCAGAGCCCAAACAAACTTTACGTGCCGGGTTTGATGCCGTAGCAGTAGGAGAAGGAGAGAAGACCATTATTGAATTCTTCAAACGCTTACTTAATGGCGAAAATTGTCTGCATATAAACGGGATGGCATATCTCTCTGGTGGACGATTTGTCTCCAACGGCTCGGGGGAACGGATAGAGTTAGATGATTACCCCCCTTTTGCTCCCAGACATCGGCACTTCAATCCTATTGAAATTACTCGCGGGTGTGTTTATGCATGCAGATTTTGTCAGACCCCTTTTATGTTTAAAGCTAGATTTAGACACCGCTCAATAGACAATATTTGTTATTATGTTAAGGTAATGAAAGACCACGGTCTCAAAGACATTCGCTTTATAACACCGACTGCACTTTCATACGGTTCACTCGATAGCTCGGTCAATCTATCCAAAATTGAAGAATTGCTTGCTTCTGTCAGAGCAACTGTGGGAGATAAAGGCCGTATTTTTTTTGGCACATTCCCTTCTGAGGTTCGCCCTGAACATGTATCTCGAGAAGCTTTAGTAATTCTAAAAAAGTACGTAAATAACAATAATCTGATAATAGGAGCACAGTCAGGATCACAACGAGTTCTAGATTTAAGTCATAGGGGTCATACTGTGGAAGACATTGTCTCCGCCGTAAAAATTTCACTGGATGTCGGGTTCATTCCAAATGTTGATTTCATATTTGGCTTACCCGGGGAGAGGCCTTCAGATATTCGTGCTTCACTTCGTCTGATAGAAGAATTTAGTGCCATGGGTGCACGAATACACGGTCATACTTTTATGCCGCTTCCAGGCACACCATTTAAGAATGAATCGCCAGGGATTATTGATGCTCGAACCATGAGACGGTACAGGCGTCTCGTTGCACGAGGTAAGCTTTACGGTGATTGGGAGAAACAAATAGAGATTGCACAAGAATTAGTAAGACACGATGCTCTGAGAGAACAACATGAGAACTAA
- a CDS encoding winged helix-turn-helix transcriptional regulator, whose protein sequence is MSATLRDDRRAIALFGKTRRAVLSLIYSRPGEVFYLRQIARATGSGQGAIQSELKRLSDAGIILRMLCGKHVLYRANKECPIYKELKGLITKTAGVVSQLRVALSFSDGYVDVAFIYTSPDHDEKYGANEVDVVVVGDGHNESVLWQAGETLDRIINVKAYTPDEYRSELAKPRSFLNWVLTQKKQFVIGNERSLAKLREKTK, encoded by the coding sequence ATGAGTGCGACTCTCAGGGATGATAGGCGAGCCATTGCTCTCTTTGGTAAAACTCGTAGAGCTGTACTTTCTCTGATTTATTCCCGGCCCGGTGAGGTATTCTACTTACGCCAAATAGCACGGGCTACTGGTAGTGGACAGGGTGCTATTCAGAGCGAATTGAAGCGTCTTTCCGACGCTGGCATTATCTTGCGCATGCTTTGTGGGAAACATGTTCTATACAGGGCTAACAAGGAATGTCCTATCTACAAGGAACTGAAAGGGCTGATAACAAAGACAGCAGGTGTAGTGAGTCAACTACGAGTTGCCTTATCCTTTTCGGATGGGTATGTAGATGTGGCGTTCATATATACCTCTCCGGATCATGACGAAAAGTATGGAGCCAATGAGGTTGATGTGGTGGTCGTAGGTGACGGTCATAATGAATCTGTCCTTTGGCAGGCTGGAGAGACATTAGACCGAATTATCAACGTCAAGGCTTATACTCCTGATGAGTACCGGTCAGAACTAGCAAAGCCGCGAAGTTTCCTTAACTGGGTATTGACTCAAAAGAAACAATTTGTGATAGGCAACGAGAGAAGCCTTGCGAAATTGCGTGAGAAGACGAAATAG